In a single window of the Dreissena polymorpha isolate Duluth1 chromosome 3, UMN_Dpol_1.0, whole genome shotgun sequence genome:
- the LOC127870951 gene encoding uncharacterized protein LOC127870951: protein MARQISTAVSDFFLACSIVFVVNHLYQASVPFAAIGLTIQGVAASVGIVRFFMLRSEMGPVFRMHKFMSWLSTTAGMGLVSYEFCLKHEAVTTGHLVMSFAIIVTMTTLFMNAENKKLFVEACSGLSLLTILILSVCYYNIYGVAAAVIYILSGAIIGSEGTLLGLRRVDLLHYGLIVGNMAFMKALL from the coding sequence ATGGCTAGACAGATTTCAACCGCAGTGTCTGACTTCTTTCTTGCCTGTTCCATCGTGTTTGTCGTGAACCATCTCTATCAAGCATCAGTCCCATTCGCCGCGATTGGACTGACTATCCAAGGTGTAGCTGCATCAGTTGGCATCGTCAGATTTTTTATGCTTCGGTCAGAAATGGGACCAGTTTTCAGGATGCACAAATTTATGTCCTGGTTGAGTACCACAGCAGGAATGGGACTTGTGTCATATGAATTCTGTTTAAAACATGAAGCAGTTACAACTGGCCATCTGGTTATGTCATTTGCTATTATAGTTACCATGACAACACTATTCATGAATGCAGAAAACAAGAAGCTGTTTGTGGAAGCTTGCAGTGGACTAAGTCTGCTGACCATTTTGATTTTGTCAGTGTGCTATTACAATATTTACGGAGTTGCAGCTGCCGTAATATACATTTTATCGGGTGCAATAATTGGCTCTGAAGGCACTTTACTAGGCTTGCGAAGAGTTGACCTTCTTCACTATGGACTTATTGTGGGCAATATGGCATTTATGAAAGCCTTATTGTGA